The region ATATGTGCCAGTATTCTGAGTAAGTGGTCGATCACCAGCTGTCAGGTGTTCATGAGTTAGTTGTTCCATTTCTTATCCTTTTTTGCCAAATACAGCGTCATGAGCAGAAAGTAATTCTTGCTCCTCTTTTTCCAGGGCAGTTAACTCATCGGCGTCACCGGTTGTTTCAAGGTTTGGTTGCTCGCCGTGCGCCATTGCTGCATCAAGCGCAACGCCCATATAACCAGCTTTGTCTTGAGGTTGTTCTGAGCTTTGGGCCTGCTCTTTTGGTGATACCTGTAGCAAGCCCGTCGCCTGCTCGGCCGACATATCTGTTGAAAGGGCGAGATGGCAAGCCATAGTCTGGCGACCGTCAGCATGCTCGCAATTCAGGATTTGAGCAATCCGCTCTCGCTCCAGCTTTGCACCCTGTGCTTTGGCAGCGTCTACATCAGCCTGGGTTAGCTGCGCGCCTTGATTTCCGCCGTCTGCCCCAGCAGATGAGCTGGGTGTTTTTGTGTCAGTAGACATAGAGACTCCAACTGAGTTGTTTGATTTAATGACATCGAGTAGCAGAGGTACCGCCTCTGACCCGTTTACTAATTTGTCAGCAAAACCGACATCGATTGCATCCTGACCGGTGTAAACCTGTGCCTCGGTATTCAGCACAGACTCCGCACTGATCCCTATGCCCCCAGAAACTAGCTGGGCAAATTTATCTCGCGTTTTATCAATATTGGCTTTAATGCGGGATTGAACTTCGGCTGGCAGTGCTTCGAACGGATTCCCATCGACTTTAAACATGCCTGAGTGGATCAGTGTTATATCAACACCATCCTCCTTCAGCTGTTCTTCATACGACTTGTGCGCGACTAATACACCAACCGAGCCAGCGCGGCCTGACTGCGTGATCCATCGCTCTGTGCATGCAGAGCCCAATGCCATCGCAGCACTGCACATGGTGTCGTAGCAAAGCGCGTAAATTGGCTTGATTTCTCGAAGCTTTCTGATTTGTTCAGCGCAATCAAAACAGCCTGCGCCTTCACCACCTGGTGAGTCGAAATCCAACATCACGGCCCGAATGTCAGGATCTGACATTGCGTCGTGTAGCCGCGCAATAATGCCGTCATACCCCGTTGCACCAGAGACTGGTCTTACGTATCCATATTTATGCAGCAGCGTGCCTGACACAGGAAGAATAGCCAGTCCATCCACGACCTGAAATGGCCGCTCACGATCACGACTTGAGCCAAATGAGCTAGCTAACTCTGTTAGCTGTTCTTGCCCCAGGGTCTCGCCATTTATGTCGACGAGTTGGTTAACACCTGATCTGAGTGCCAGCGCACCAAAAAATGTTGCCGCATAAGTCGGTTCGAGCAATTGCGGCTGATTACACGCTCGGCTGATTATGTGCATGTGTGATGTATCAAGCGGCATTTTGCTCTCCGTTGTCGTTCGCAGAATCCAAAGCCAAAGCCGTCACCCAACTGGGCGGCGGTAAGCCTTTCTCTTTGCGCTCCTGAATTTCTCGGGCTTGCTGTTCGAACACTTCGATATAGTCTTCTCCCATCAAAGCAAGCTCCCTTTCGTATGTTGAGAGACCCGACTCAATCCTCAGGATCGCTTCTTTGACCTCTTTCAGTCCATCAATTGATAAGCGACCGGCACCTATCCACTCACAGCGGGTCCACGCCTCTTTACGTTCATAGAAATTGAACCGTGACGAGGGCGGTTTCAAAATGCCTCGGTGTAAAGCCTCTTCCAGCCAGTTCGCAAATACCAATGATGCGAATCGTGCCGCTATTGTTTTGCGCTTACCCATCGTGTAGCGGAATGATTCGTTGAAGCTGGCGCGAGCACTTGAATAATTGACCTTTGAATAATCACGCGCTATCTGCTCGTAACTCATCCCAAAACCTGAAGCTATAAACCGAAGCATTGAAGCCTCTAGCTCGGTAAAACCATTATTTGCATTGGTGCTCTGGGTAAATTTGAGTTTCTCACCCGGCACCAGGTGAGGAATTTTGGCGCCGTTCATCCGAATGTTGGCAGTGGAATGGTACTCGCCCATATACGTCATCCACTTCTGCATTTGTTCTGCACCATTACCACCGCTGATCAGCTGAAAAGCTTGCTCGGAGTCCAGCTCCGATTCAATAACAGCAGCATACATAGCGTTAATAATGGCGTTTTGTAGTTTGGTGTTTTGCAGATGGCTCAGGCTCTGCATTTGTTCCATCATGGACAGCAATAGGTTTGCGCCGCGAGTTTGCCCCGCTTCCAATGGCTCAAACACATGTATGAATTTGGCACGCCCCCACCGGCTTTCCCGAGCTACGTACTTCCAACGCCCATTGTAGCGATCCAGCTCGCCAAACTCGTTGTATGCATCCTGTTTTACCCAGTAGCCCAGTGCTGCGTTATGCCTGTCTACAGACACACCACCACGTAAACGGCTATTGCTCAGCCTGCCGTTCGGATTAGACACGCGTTTCGGTGATATCAGTTTAATGGCCGTTTTGAACATGGCACCCGGACGGGTGATCCATTCGCTTACCCCCATACCCTCGCCATGGTGGCAATGAGCAGCAGCCACTGCACGCACAAGCATAGTGAAAGTGCGCTTACGCTCAGCGTCAATGTAGCAAAATGGCGACTCGGCATATTCGATGAAGGCCTGCTCAGCCTCTTTCATGAATGCCCGGGCATCCGCCTCATTCATGCCCAGCACCTTATAATTCAACCGATAGCTGGGCCTAAACAAACTACCAACAACGTTATCAATGTGCATTTGTACGCCGCCATGAGCGATAGCGTTGTTTCGCACCAGATCGTCTGCGCGTGCGTTGCCTGTTTCGAGGACCGGTAACAAAGCCGCATCCGCACTACGTGATGCCGGATGCCAGTTTCTCATCTGCCCGCCAAACCCATTGCCGCCACCAGCATAGCTGGCGCAATGCTCCGAAAGTGGCGTAATGCCATCCGCAGCAACAAGTCCACTCATAAGCTGAACCCCATAGGGCCACGGCGGCGACTGGATACGCCATCGATTTGCGTTCGCAGCTCGTCAATATACGCTTTTAAATCTGCCCTTCTTGCTTGCGAAAACTGCGCTTGCCTGCCATTGCGCACAAACGAGACCACAGCCTGGCCAGTGAGCAAATCATGATAAGCCTGCTCAGCCTCTGCCAAATTCGCCTTTAATTGTTCGATAGTCATTGTGCACCCAATTTTTTACCAAGATCAGCAAATGAAGCCGCAGCGGCCATTTGCACATTTTTCTCAGTCTTGAAAGATGAAAGGTCTAGAGAGAATTTCTCGATGGACACCTGGAGTGCCGCAAGCGCGTAATTGAAGCAGTCTAAGGCTTCGTTCCGGCGCCCCTCGTTGTCATACACAAAAACAACGCCTTGTTTGGTCTTCTTTGGTTTGCGAATTTCCGACACCAGCTGTTTACAAACATCTTCACCACAAATTCGACCATCCAATGGAAGGTGGACGGCTCTCTGTTCATTGAGCGGTACCTCAATGTCTGCGTAAAAAATGTCTTTAGCAGTATCAGTGCCCACCTGAACGATGTAGGTACCCGTTTTTTTGTTCACCTGCATAGGCATGGTTTGCACGGGCTGGCCGTAACTACTGGCCCCCCGACAAGGTATAAACCTAAGCAGGCCAATGCGCTTAGACAGCTTATAAACCACTTCGGCACGGTGACCGGCCAAGTCCCAACAAACCCGAGAGATCCGGATCACCTCACCATCTGCCCGGGTGTAGGTACGGGCACAAAACTCGACAACCGCATCTTCGACCTCTGGGTCGCGCGGATCACCCATACAAACAAACCGGTCGATCATGTATTTCCGGTTGTCGGCGGTAAAGCCCCAGACATATCCTTCCATCCGATTGTCTTGCGTATCACCACCGCACGTTAGATAAACCACATCATTAGGTACCTGCGCTTTGTATTGCTCTCGCCGGTCCAACAATACTTGGTGATCAAGTCGCCTGGTATTGACCGGGTCAAAATGCAATCCCAGTGTCAGGTTGATAAATGCCTGCAGCTTATCCGGATCGCCTTTTATATCCAGCCATTCACGGACAAGCTCAATCCATCCTTCAGTTAGGTTTAGCGAGTACAGCGCAGAGCATTTAATACCAACGCGTCGCGGTGCTCTGACCTTATTGCCAACGGCGTTATAAAAACTGAGACCATCCTCTGTCCATATTCCGGTTTTTTCACAAATCCAACGACCTCGATCTTCCATTCTGGATAGATGTCGGTATTCAATTCGCCCTTTGGTCTCAGCGGATTGACATTCAATGTTGCGACACAGGTAATGCGCGCTTTGAGATTTGGCCTCATCGCCGACAAGGCTGTTATCCCACTTCATACCATGAGCTGAGTCTTTGTCACCCCACTCCAATGCCTGCATGGTTTTGCAATGCGGGCATGGCAAGTGGAAATTGAAAACGCAATCCGCCTCCAACATGAGGCGCTCAATAACATCGCCCGAATAGACAACAGTCGAACCAAATATCGCCTTTCCGAACGAAGCCCCTTGAATACGCTTCAGGAGGACCTTGAT is a window of Pseudoalteromonas sp. R3 DNA encoding:
- a CDS encoding S49 family peptidase, with translation MPLDTSHMHIISRACNQPQLLEPTYAATFFGALALRSGVNQLVDINGETLGQEQLTELASSFGSSRDRERPFQVVDGLAILPVSGTLLHKYGYVRPVSGATGYDGIIARLHDAMSDPDIRAVMLDFDSPGGEGAGCFDCAEQIRKLREIKPIYALCYDTMCSAAMALGSACTERWITQSGRAGSVGVLVAHKSYEEQLKEDGVDITLIHSGMFKVDGNPFEALPAEVQSRIKANIDKTRDKFAQLVSGGIGISAESVLNTEAQVYTGQDAIDVGFADKLVNGSEAVPLLLDVIKSNNSVGVSMSTDTKTPSSSAGADGGNQGAQLTQADVDAAKAQGAKLERERIAQILNCEHADGRQTMACHLALSTDMSAEQATGLLQVSPKEQAQSSEQPQDKAGYMGVALDAAMAHGEQPNLETTGDADELTALEKEEQELLSAHDAVFGKKG
- a CDS encoding phage portal protein — its product is MSGLVAADGITPLSEHCASYAGGGNGFGGQMRNWHPASRSADAALLPVLETGNARADDLVRNNAIAHGGVQMHIDNVVGSLFRPSYRLNYKVLGMNEADARAFMKEAEQAFIEYAESPFCYIDAERKRTFTMLVRAVAAAHCHHGEGMGVSEWITRPGAMFKTAIKLISPKRVSNPNGRLSNSRLRGGVSVDRHNAALGYWVKQDAYNEFGELDRYNGRWKYVARESRWGRAKFIHVFEPLEAGQTRGANLLLSMMEQMQSLSHLQNTKLQNAIINAMYAAVIESELDSEQAFQLISGGNGAEQMQKWMTYMGEYHSTANIRMNGAKIPHLVPGEKLKFTQSTNANNGFTELEASMLRFIASGFGMSYEQIARDYSKVNYSSARASFNESFRYTMGKRKTIAARFASLVFANWLEEALHRGILKPPSSRFNFYERKEAWTRCEWIGAGRLSIDGLKEVKEAILRIESGLSTYERELALMGEDYIEVFEQQAREIQERKEKGLPPPSWVTALALDSANDNGEQNAA
- the gpW gene encoding gpW family head-tail joining protein codes for the protein MTIEQLKANLAEAEQAYHDLLTGQAVVSFVRNGRQAQFSQARRADLKAYIDELRTQIDGVSSRRRGPMGFSL
- a CDS encoding terminase gpA endonuclease subunit — encoded protein: MPEGSSQIPGRWATQPVQKAPLNMMGNDAINIITVQKPTRFGYTKMLCGALWYLGVHKKRSTVVYQPNDALAKDFTVNEINPLLPVVPAIQAAFPDWSLNNENNTVKKKVCTGFSIDIKGAESPNNFRAITKQVVIADELGAFSINGGEGDNIKVLLKRIQGASFGKAIFGSTVVYSGDVIERLMLEADCVFNFHLPCPHCKTMQALEWGDKDSAHGMKWDNSLVGDEAKSQSAHYLCRNIECQSAETKGRIEYRHLSRMEDRGRWICEKTGIWTEDGLSFYNAVGNKVRAPRRVGIKCSALYSLNLTEGWIELVREWLDIKGDPDKLQAFINLTLGLHFDPVNTRRLDHQVLLDRREQYKAQVPNDVVYLTCGGDTQDNRMEGYVWGFTADNRKYMIDRFVCMGDPRDPEVEDAVVEFCARTYTRADGEVIRISRVCWDLAGHRAEVVYKLSKRIGLLRFIPCRGASSYGQPVQTMPMQVNKKTGTYIVQVGTDTAKDIFYADIEVPLNEQRAVHLPLDGRICGEDVCKQLVSEIRKPKKTKQGVVFVYDNEGRRNEALDCFNYALAALQVSIEKFSLDLSSFKTEKNVQMAAAASFADLGKKLGAQ